A genome region from Polyodon spathula isolate WHYD16114869_AA chromosome 19, ASM1765450v1, whole genome shotgun sequence includes the following:
- the LOC121295048 gene encoding vesicular glutamate transporter 2 isoform X1 gives MDSIKERVFTPAKEGLKNIAGKSLGTLHRVLEKKQKTGEVIELTEDGRPQENKEKKAPLCDCTCFGLPRRYIIAIMSGLGFCISFGIRCNLGVAIVGMVNNSTTYQGDKIIITEKAKFNWDPEIVGMIHGSFFWGYIVTQIPGGYISSRLAANRVFGAAIFLTSILNMLIPSAARVHYGLVIFVRILQGLVEGVTYPACHGIWSKWAPPLERSRLATTSFCGSYAGAVIAMPLAGILVQYNGWSSVFYVYGCFGILWYMFWILVSYESPAVHPSITAEERTYIEESIGESAGLLGPAEKYKTPWRKFFTSMPVYAIIVANFCRSWTFYLLLISQPAYFEEVFGFEISKVGMLSALPHLVMTIIVPIGGQIADYLRTKNILSTTTVRKIMNCGGFGLEATFLLVVGYSHSKGIAISFLVLAVGFSGFAISGFNVNHLDIAPRYASILMGISNGVGTLSGMVCPLIVGAMTKHKTREEWQYVFLIAALVHYGGVIFYGIFASGDKQSWADPELTSEEKCGFINEDELAEETGDITRGYSNLGTAKTYGATTQLNGGWPDGWEKKEEYVQEGQDARRYKQEEDYS, from the exons ATGGATAGCATAAAGGAACGAGTTTTCACCCCTGCCAAGGAGGGTCTGAAAAACATTGCTGGGAAATCACTGGGAACTCTTCACAG GGTTTTGGAAAAGAAGCAGAAAACTGGGGAGGTGATAGAACTGACGGAAGATGGCCGTCCTCAGGAAAACAAGGAGAAGAAAGCGCCTCTGTGCGACTGCACCTGCTTTGGGTTGCCCCGCCGGTACATCATCGCGATTATGAGCGGACTCGGGTTCTGCATATCCTTCGGAATCCGCTGCAACTTGGGAGTGGCGATAGTGGGCATGGTCAACAACAGCACAACATACCAAGGAGATAAGATAATAATCACAGAG AAAGCAAAGTTTAACTGGGACCCGGAGATAGTCGGGATGATTCACGGATCCTTTTTCTGGGGGTATATTGTCACTCAGATCCCGGGAGGATACATATCATCCAGACTGGCAGCAAACAG GGTTTTTGGTGCCGCTATCTTCCTCACCTCGATTCTTAACATGCTGATCCCCTCAGCGGCTCGGGTGCACTACGGGTTAGTGATCTTCGTCAGAATATTACAAGGGCTTGTTGAG GGAGTGACCTATCCAGCCTGCCATGGAATATGGAGTAAATGGGCTCCACCCTTGGAGAGAAGCAGGCTAGCTACAACTTCTTTCTGCG GTTCCTATGCAGGAGCTGTGATAGCCATGCCTTTAGCTGGGATCTTAGTGCAATATAATGGGTGGTCTTCTGTCTTCTATGTTTATG GCTGTTTCGGGATATTGTGGTACATGTTCTGGATCCTGGTGTCCTATGAGAGTCCGGCTGTCCACCCCTCCATCACGGCCGAGGAGCGCACCTACATTGAAGAGAGCATCGGGGAGAGCGCCGGTCTCCTCGGACCAGCAGAA AAGTACAAGACCCCGTGGAGAAAGTTCTTTACTTCCATGCCTGTCTATGCAATCATTGTTGCAAACTTCTGTAGAAGCTGGACTTTCTACTTGCTGCTAATCAGTCAGCCTGCCTACTTCGAGGAGGTCTTCGGGTTCGAAATCAGTAAG gTTGGCATGCTCTCAGCTCTGCCACATCTCGTCATGACAATTATTGTGCCCATCGGAGGACAGATTGCAGATTACCTCAGAACCAAGAACATCCTTTCAACCACCACCGTCAGGAAGATCATGAACTGTGGAG GTTTTGGATTGGAAGCAACGTTTCTCCTCGTGGTGGGATACTCTCACAGTAAAGGCATTGCCATTTCATTCCTGGTCCTTGCAGTGGGCTTCAGTGGGTTTGCTATATCAG GGTTCAACGTCAACCACTTGGACATCGCGCCACGATACGCCAGCATCCTAATGGGCATCTCGAATGGAGTGGGAACGCTGTCAGGAATGGTGTGCCCACTGATAGTTGGGGCAATGACGAAGCACAAG ACTCGAGAGGAATGGCAGTACGTCTTCTTAATTGCTGCGCTGGTCCACTACGGGGGAGTCATCTTCTACGGGATCTTCGCTTCAGGAGACAAGCAGTCGTGGGCAGACCCCGAGCTAACGAGCGAGGAGAAGTGCGGATTCATCAATGAGGACGAGCTGGCGGAAGAGACTGGGGACATTACTCGGGGCTATAGCAACCTGGGGACGGCCAAGACCTACGGTGCTACAACTCAGCTTAATGGAGGGTGGCCTGACGGCTGGGAAAAGAAAGAGGAGTATGTGCAAGAAGGACAAGATGCTCGCCGTTACAAGCAAGAGGAGGACTACTCATAA
- the LOC121295048 gene encoding vesicular glutamate transporter 2.1 isoform X2 translates to MSGLGFCISFGIRCNLGVAIVGMVNNSTTYQGDKIIITEKAKFNWDPEIVGMIHGSFFWGYIVTQIPGGYISSRLAANRVFGAAIFLTSILNMLIPSAARVHYGLVIFVRILQGLVEGVTYPACHGIWSKWAPPLERSRLATTSFCGSYAGAVIAMPLAGILVQYNGWSSVFYVYGCFGILWYMFWILVSYESPAVHPSITAEERTYIEESIGESAGLLGPAEKYKTPWRKFFTSMPVYAIIVANFCRSWTFYLLLISQPAYFEEVFGFEISKVGMLSALPHLVMTIIVPIGGQIADYLRTKNILSTTTVRKIMNCGGFGLEATFLLVVGYSHSKGIAISFLVLAVGFSGFAISGFNVNHLDIAPRYASILMGISNGVGTLSGMVCPLIVGAMTKHKTREEWQYVFLIAALVHYGGVIFYGIFASGDKQSWADPELTSEEKCGFINEDELAEETGDITRGYSNLGTAKTYGATTQLNGGWPDGWEKKEEYVQEGQDARRYKQEEDYS, encoded by the exons ATGAGCGGACTCGGGTTCTGCATATCCTTCGGAATCCGCTGCAACTTGGGAGTGGCGATAGTGGGCATGGTCAACAACAGCACAACATACCAAGGAGATAAGATAATAATCACAGAG AAAGCAAAGTTTAACTGGGACCCGGAGATAGTCGGGATGATTCACGGATCCTTTTTCTGGGGGTATATTGTCACTCAGATCCCGGGAGGATACATATCATCCAGACTGGCAGCAAACAG GGTTTTTGGTGCCGCTATCTTCCTCACCTCGATTCTTAACATGCTGATCCCCTCAGCGGCTCGGGTGCACTACGGGTTAGTGATCTTCGTCAGAATATTACAAGGGCTTGTTGAG GGAGTGACCTATCCAGCCTGCCATGGAATATGGAGTAAATGGGCTCCACCCTTGGAGAGAAGCAGGCTAGCTACAACTTCTTTCTGCG GTTCCTATGCAGGAGCTGTGATAGCCATGCCTTTAGCTGGGATCTTAGTGCAATATAATGGGTGGTCTTCTGTCTTCTATGTTTATG GCTGTTTCGGGATATTGTGGTACATGTTCTGGATCCTGGTGTCCTATGAGAGTCCGGCTGTCCACCCCTCCATCACGGCCGAGGAGCGCACCTACATTGAAGAGAGCATCGGGGAGAGCGCCGGTCTCCTCGGACCAGCAGAA AAGTACAAGACCCCGTGGAGAAAGTTCTTTACTTCCATGCCTGTCTATGCAATCATTGTTGCAAACTTCTGTAGAAGCTGGACTTTCTACTTGCTGCTAATCAGTCAGCCTGCCTACTTCGAGGAGGTCTTCGGGTTCGAAATCAGTAAG gTTGGCATGCTCTCAGCTCTGCCACATCTCGTCATGACAATTATTGTGCCCATCGGAGGACAGATTGCAGATTACCTCAGAACCAAGAACATCCTTTCAACCACCACCGTCAGGAAGATCATGAACTGTGGAG GTTTTGGATTGGAAGCAACGTTTCTCCTCGTGGTGGGATACTCTCACAGTAAAGGCATTGCCATTTCATTCCTGGTCCTTGCAGTGGGCTTCAGTGGGTTTGCTATATCAG GGTTCAACGTCAACCACTTGGACATCGCGCCACGATACGCCAGCATCCTAATGGGCATCTCGAATGGAGTGGGAACGCTGTCAGGAATGGTGTGCCCACTGATAGTTGGGGCAATGACGAAGCACAAG ACTCGAGAGGAATGGCAGTACGTCTTCTTAATTGCTGCGCTGGTCCACTACGGGGGAGTCATCTTCTACGGGATCTTCGCTTCAGGAGACAAGCAGTCGTGGGCAGACCCCGAGCTAACGAGCGAGGAGAAGTGCGGATTCATCAATGAGGACGAGCTGGCGGAAGAGACTGGGGACATTACTCGGGGCTATAGCAACCTGGGGACGGCCAAGACCTACGGTGCTACAACTCAGCTTAATGGAGGGTGGCCTGACGGCTGGGAAAAGAAAGAGGAGTATGTGCAAGAAGGACAAGATGCTCGCCGTTACAAGCAAGAGGAGGACTACTCATAA